TCAAGCATACCTTGGTTCGGCCTAACTTCTTTGGAACCTCAATTATAAACAAGGGTATTGCATTATATCTAGTTTAATGGAACGGGCATCGGAATAGGATTTCCAGCTTTTGTCCCATTTTAATATTTGTTATGACAACAATGGATGTAACAACATTTTCTTTGGAACCAAGATAATCATTTGAATGAAGGGCAATTTCACTTGTACAAGAAAGGAAAGATTCCgacaatgaaaagaaaagaatgatattTTCAATAACATTCTAATTGTTATTATCTGCagcataaaataataataaataaattttatttgatataaaattaactatcagtaactaagataaaataaaaaaactttaaaattataaaaaatattatttattatagaaTAGTAACAATGTCAGAGAGTATGAACTGTAATATTATATCAATTATTACTTAAATATGCAATATACACCATATAACAGCAAATGCAtgcatgtaaaataaaaataaaatattaactaATAAATAGTATTGAATAGGAAACATAAAAAATGTATTAggcaaatattaaataaataaataaaaataaaatctacTTATGACCCAACACAACCTCCAGCAGAATGaataattaaacaaatatgaGAAAGAGAAAACgaaacaaatagaaaaaaaaaaagtagggtGTTAATTCATTCTAACTACGTCCACATTATGATGTTGTAGCTCAACCGTACATAAGTTCAAACGAGCGAGCCAGCTTAAAAATTTGGCGGGAACTTTCCCAGAAGGGCTGAAGCAGGACCGGGGCGACTCTCAACTGTTCGATCCAGACGTGGGTATAAACGGTATCTTCCAGACGCGCGCACGGATATTTCTATGAGCACACAGGCTCTATAGCTCCCTCCCACGCTGAGACTCCGAAACGAGCGGACGAGATGGCTTCAGGCGAGCCGATCGGACGGTAGGTAAGACTCCTGCATATAAATTTCTGTACGCGTTTACGAACGGATCACAATCCATTTCGAAAAGATTAAGCCCCGCCGAAGACAAAAAAAAGGCCctccaaattaaaaaaaaacaaacccaCCGCACCCGCCTCCCTCTCTGGGCTTGGCTCCTTCTCTCCGCGTCCTCCCATGGCGAGGACGAAGCACTTCTCTAACAAGCCCCGCTCCCGCTCGAGAAAAAGGCTTCAATGGAACCAGCCTTCGCAGCAGCAAGCTGGTTCGGttactcttctctctctctctctctctgattcTAAATCTATGAAACCCTAATCCCCAATCTTACGTCCAGGCGAAGCGAGTACCTCGGGGACGCCGTCTCGCTCTACGCATGTGAGCCTCCAATATCCCTCATTTTGTCTCATATTTACTCCTTTTTTACTAATTTTGTTGATAAGTATTTGGTGTTGTGCGTGAAAATGGCAGCGAGGGGAGTCGAATGCGAGAAGCAGCGAAGCAGAGGCGACTCCAGGTTTGATTCTTGTTGGATATTAGTTTTTGATTTTTGCTTCTTTGGTTTCTCCGAGTTTTCTTGGGGATTggccttcttttttttgattaaaaaaaaggttATTTTAGGAGAGGGAGGAACTCCTGCAACCCAGGCCCGCAAGCGCCGGAGGTTCCGGCCGGGGACCGTGGCCCTGCGTGAGATCCGGAAGCTGCAGAAGACTTGGACGCTGCTGATCCCGGCTGCACCCTTCGTCAGACTTGTTAGTACTTGCTACTAAATCACTTCTTCCCCCTCCCCCTGGAATTATTAGGTATTTGGTTAAATCTGCGAAATGCTAGTGGTGGTAACCGTAATTCTAGCTTCTGGATCGATAGTTAGGGCAGGGATGGTGGAACTTGTACTCTGGAGTGGTATGTGAGTTTAAGTATATGTACTGTTATGTGTTGATATGGATTCTGCAATTGATTAGCTGATAGTTTGATTTTGAAGATTTGGGTAGTTCTGTATGTTATCCTGCCCGTTTACTTTCTTTTCAGATGATAAGTTGGGGTTTATGGAGAAATGGAATGATTGTCTGCTTTGGTTCTAATTGTGTTTGTTAATATTTCTAGGTGAGGGAGATTACTAACTTCTATTCGAGAGATGTGTCTCGTTGGACACCTGAAGCTCTGGTTGCAATTCAAGAGGTGACCACTACTTTTGCTCTCTCTTATTTCCTCTTTTTTGGGTGATTGTAGTAATGCAACAATTTTTGTGATACAAATGTACtcctatttctattttttaagaCCAAAAGTATGTTAGGTGTCTGAATAGCATCAAATACGATCCACCTTCAAAGTCTTTGATGCATTATATCATTCATGTGTCAAATTCTCGCAGGCAGCAGAGTGTTATATACTAGGATTATTTGAAGATGCAAATCTATGTGCAATTCATGCAAAACGTGTGACTCTCAGTAAGTTGAAAAACCAACACAtggttcttcttttcttccttttttgcaGAATATCATTTAATATTTTCAACTCCTACGGATGCTTAGGTGGCAGTCCAGTTATATAAATTTAGGGGTGTGCAAAAAACTAGTTGAACCATGAACCTAACCTAAGTTTGTCTTTTTGGTTCAGTTTAAATCGGTTCTTCTAAAATCTGGTTTGGTGTTAGTTTGAGAAAGATTTGAACCAAAAAATTTGGTTTAGTTTcgatttgagttttttttttaaaaaaaaactaatgcaAACCAAACCGTGCTAACCCCTTATAAGTTTTTCCCTCAAAATCCATGTCGAGCTTTAGATCAAGAACCACACTGTAGTCCCTCTCCCCCATgccctccctccctccatcGGGAAGGGATGACCACGTGCCGTTGAGTAGGGCGCTCAAGGGCATAGCTATAgactcctcctccccatccttcGCCATCGTCCTTAGACCCCCGTCTTCTACCCCAATGAGGTGGCGTTCAAGGATCCCTTGGAGTTCATCTACAAGATCCAGCCCCAAGCCGAGCCCTTTGGCATCTGCCACATCGTGCCCTTTAAGTCCTAGAACCTCCTCCCCCCCTCCCTTCCCTTGGTCATGACACCTTCTCCTTCCCCACTAAGTCTCAAGCCATCTATCAACTTCAGGCTTGCCTGCCCTCCTGTGATCTTGAGACCTTCGATCTCTAGTATCGCTAGTTCTTGGAGGACCACCTTGGCAAGAAGCAGAAGTGGATTGTTATGCTTGAGGGTGATGTATTGGATCTTTGCTGGCtcttcaatattatgaaatgaTACAGGGGTTATGACAAGGTTTGCAAGAATTGATGGAGAGCCTACGATAAGGTCTACAAGGTCATCTGATCAAGAATCCCTTTTGAGCCTATGAACCGTAGGTCTTTGATTGGCTTTCTTTCTCATGTTTGGCTggtggtcttcttcttcttggtgGGTAATGGCCTTGAAGTTGCTCTTCTTgctctcattatttttttcctttcatcgctagattttgttctttttcttacTAATTTGATAGAAGCTCGTGAAGCCCATTTAGCCTAGCCCATTTCACAGGAGCCTATTTAGCCTAGCAACTCGATGAATTGAACCGAATTAAATTTTGTGGGTCGGTTTGAATTGATTTTCACATATGGTTAGTTTGGTTTTGGTTTTGATCTTAAAAAATCAATTCAAGTTGGTTCGGTTTCAAAAATGGCCTTAAACCACCCAATTCTGCACACCCCTAATAAAATTTACATGCATATGAAGAGTCCATGCTTGGCTATGCTAATCAAATCAAAGTGCTATGGCTCAAGTAAACTAACATATTTTTCATATAGAAAACTATTTATTGTTGTCCAATTCATAAATGGTATTTACCATGTTTAGGATTTTATTTTCAAACTTTTTGTAGCAATTTTGAGAATTAAACAATTTCAAAACCAATCTTAATGCATTTGACCAAATTCATTCAAAATACTTCCATttcccctttctctcttcttcaacAATCTGGAGGCAAAGGGGTGTGCCAAAAGGAATTTGTTGGCGAGCGAAGAGTGGTGACAATTCCCGTGGCTAGACTAGGTAGATGCGTGGACATGCTATCGGTATTGAATTAGCAAAAAAGAGGATAATTGAATAAAAATGATTTGAATAACATGGATCCAGTTATCTTGACCTTCAAGGATTTTCGCTACCATCAAATTGCTTGTTTGAAGGTCGACAGGGTTGGACAGGGTGTAGTTGGGGTTATAGTTGAAGAAAACTACTACCCCTAAGGTAGAGTCGTATTGGTAATCTAAGAgcaagataaaataaaaataatacaaagatattaaagataaattagattgataaatgtgTTGAAGGGTTCTTTTTTTTAGCATTATAATATGATATTTATAAGTGATCCTCATTAACTACCTTGACACTTATTTTTTCCATTGCATGCCATATGGGCCACTATTACCAAGAGTAGTAGGTAGTGTTGCCACTCTATTCATTTACTAGGTAGTGGCAATATGAGTGCCAttaattagcaatattttgaaaGCTAGACCGCATCGGCTGATTCGACTAATTGAATCAGGAATTGGTCGCTTGTCTGATTCGACTCAAAGGATGTTTTGAAAATAGTCAAAACTCGGTCAAATTCGTGAGAATCGGATAAACCGGTTAGATTGGCTGATCTGCTTTGGTTCACCCatgattttcttttgaactcTTGGGTTCTCACAGGACCTCTCCATCCGCCTCTCAAGCTGCATCTCCTTCTCCATCCCTTGCGTCGCCTTCCGCATGGACACCAACTCTTAGTTTGCCATGGCCATCGAGATGGCCACCTTTGCCAGTGCCGCCATCATCCACTACAATGTCTCCCGCCCACTAGGCTGCCATTGTCCACTCTGCCAAATCCTGCCTCatcctcttcatcaccaatcCCGCATTCTTCTCCCCTCTCCAACTGCATCACGTACCTCACCGACTTTGACTTTGCCCCCTATGCATTGGTCAAAGTCTGTCACCACCAAGTTGAGGGCTTCTCATCTGGAAACTTTTAGGGTCTCTCCCTTGTCCCCTCCTCTCCTCTAGATTCGGTTGGCTGAAAGTATCCTTAGATTCGGTAGGCTGAAAGTATCCTTTGACGTCCTTGCAAGTGACAGTTCCAATGACCATCTCTTGGAAAAGAATTAATTTGGAGTGCTTGTGAATAAGAGTAACCTTTCGTTAAAAGATGCAAGGGGTGCTCTCGAGGACCATGGCAAATTTAATGGTCATAAATATTAACTGAAGCGAGTGGATAGCTGAACATGATAAGGTTGTGTCTCTGCAAGTGAAGGGCTATCTAATAGTCAAGCTTCTAGGTGAATATATGCCCCCATCGAAATTTCTAGTTTTGACTTTCTTTGTTAAGAAATACATCCATGTTGATGGACTGGTTTTTGTAATGAAGATGCATTCTAGGGTAAGTTGGTTGTCTCCAAATTAGTTGAACTGATACAAGAGGGTTGATGTAGGAACCCATTTTAAGGGTGATTCTGTGGTTGAATAAATCTTGGCAATGAACATattgttcaaaagaaaaggatgccTTCAACTTTTTAAAGAATAGGCAAGCTCTTTCAGAGAAGCAGACAGATCATTACTGAAAAAGGGGAAGACAATTACTACAATTTTGGCAAACGGTATTACATCGAGGACTGCAAAGGAAGACTGAAGCTCATAGGACTGGATGTAGATCAATTGGAAGAAGGCTAAAATGGCCTTGACATCATCATGATAACCCTCATGTAAGCCAAACATGATGTTGCGTCTCTAAATAGATGCATGTGTCCTAGCAACTTAACCAACAAGTCTTGTCCCACCTGCATGGGTTTGGCTTTAGTGATCAAGGTATGATATGCCGTAAGTTGGAGGCTTTTTTTATTAAGAGACCAGATTTTAACTAACTTTCACAAGTCTATTTTGAGAATGATAACTATTTTCTTGCAGCCCAAATATTACCGTGTTTGCTTGAGAAGGCTTTTGTCAGGCTAGTCGTGTTCAGAGTTGCCTCAAGGTTTTCCTTTGTGCAGTACTttaagaagctccaatttgcaTTTAGGGCTTGATGATTTAGTCAAAACTAAAATTATTCATGGGAAGATATTTATATCTCTCTGTTACATCTTTTATTGTTTTCTGCCTGCAGATTGCACTTTACCATCCTCTTCTTGAGCCGAATCTGGCAATTATGATAAATTCAGTTCTTTCTCATCTTATGCCATCTATGTTGTCTATATATAATAGTTGAGGTGCTTTGGGACATCCTGCTTTTATGGTCCCCATATGATTCCCTCTCTACAATGCATTGACTTTTAACATCTCCTCATGTCACTGTATTGCCTCCATATTTGGCTACATAATGGTCAAACATCACCAAATTTTGTTATCATTGCAAGCTTTTTCATATCCTTCATCACAATTCTCTCCATCACCATAAAAAAAGTGATGAGACATAGAGCCCAATGATAAAAATGTGATTGGGAGCTTTAAAATATCAACTTGGCCAGGGGATGTTTACTGTGCATGCTGCACTGTCGTTGAAGTTATTGCTTTTTTTAAAACCAGTACAAGTTAAAGTTTTAAGCCTAGCTTTGGATGCCAATATGAGTAACTGTCAAGTGATTAAATTAAATTCAAGTCCATAATTATTTCCAGTTATCAG
The Phoenix dactylifera cultivar Barhee BC4 chromosome 3, palm_55x_up_171113_PBpolish2nd_filt_p, whole genome shotgun sequence DNA segment above includes these coding regions:
- the LOC103709056 gene encoding histone H3-6-like isoform X2, which produces MARTKHFSNKPRSRSRKRLQWNQPSQQQAGEASTSGTPSRSTHRGESNARSSEAEATPGEGGTPATQARKRRRFRPGTVALREIRKLQKTWTLLIPAAPFVRLVREITNFYSRDVSRWTPEALVAIQECKRIYSWQGELLGKGTGEMRQIKALYTGLVIVCTISMSSSDI
- the LOC103709056 gene encoding histone H3-like isoform X1, with translation MARTKHFSNKPRSRSRKRLQWNQPSQQQAGEASTSGTPSRSTHRGESNARSSEAEATPGEGGTPATQARKRRRFRPGTVALREIRKLQKTWTLLIPAAPFVRLVREITNFYSRDVSRWTPEALVAIQEAAECYILGLFEDANLCAIHAKRVTLMQKDIQLARRIAGKRHW